A single genomic interval of Zingiber officinale cultivar Zhangliang chromosome 4A, Zo_v1.1, whole genome shotgun sequence harbors:
- the LOC121973420 gene encoding putative expansin-A30 yields MALVVFLLLLLGTAAVSSALSIPGISIPFLPSDGWSNAHATFYGDETASETMGGACGYGNLFATGYGTATAALSTVLYLAGFSCGRCFQIRCSGSAYCNTGSPSITVTATNLCPPNLALPTNNGGWCNPPRAHFDMSKPAFMKIAYWRAGIVPVMYRRVACSRRGGVRFLLQGNGYWLLAFVMNVGASGDVGSLWVKGSKTDWIKMSHSWGASFQAFSRLSGQSLSFKVVSYTTGQTILANNVAPTNWWAGMTYQAQVNFT; encoded by the exons ATGGCTTTAGTcgtcttcctccttctcctcctcggcaCGGCTGCCGTCTCCTCGGCCCTGAGCATCCCCGGCATATCTATACCTTTCCTCCCCTCCGACGGCTGGAGCAACGCTCACGCCACCTTCTACGGCGACGAGACGGCGTCGGAGACGATGG GCGGAGCTTGCGGGTACGGTAACCTGTTCGCCACCGGGTACGGGACGGCCACGGCGGCGCTGAGCACGGTGCTGTACTTGGCGGGGTTCTCCTGCGGGAGGTGCTTCCAGATCCGGTGCTCTGGGTCGGCGTACTGCAACACCGGCTCCCCGAGCATCACCGTCACCGCCACCAACCTCTGCCCGCCCAACCTGGCCCTGCCCACCAACAACGGCGGCTGGTGCAACCCTCCCAGAGCCCACTTCGACATGTCGAAGCCGGCCTTCATGAAGATCGCCTACTGGCGGGCCGGCATCGTCCCCGTCATGTACCGGAGGGTGGCGTGCTCGAGGAGAGGAGGGGTGCGGTTCTTGCTGCAGGGGAACGGCTACTGGCTGCTGGCTTTCGTGATGAACGTCGGAGCGTCGGGCGACGTCGGGAGCCTCTGGGTGAAGGGCAGCAAGACGGACTGGATCAAGATGAGCCACAGCTGGGGGGCTTCCTTCCAGGCCTTCTCCCGGCTCTCCGGCCAGTCGCTGTCGTTCAAGGTCGTCTCCTACACCACCGGGCAGACCATCTTGGCCAACAACGTGGCTCCGACCAACTGGTGGGCCGGCATGACGTACCAGGCGCAAGTCAACTTCACGTGA